TACACGCTGGGTTCGAGCGACGCACCCACCACCGCACCCACCACCGCACCCACCACCGCGCGCACCGCCTCCATGCCCGCGCTCCTGATCGAAGTGCCACCCGTGGAAGTGCCGCCGCAGATAGCGCGCACCGCCTTCGTCGTGCAGACCGGCGCGAACCAGGTGGACGTGCTCGAACAGACGCGCTGGGCCTCGCTGCCTGCCGATGAAATCCGTCACGCGCTCTCGCAGGAACTGACCCGGCGGCTCGGCACCATCGACGTATTCGGCACGCCGCATCCTGAAGGTGTGCCCGTTTATCGCGTCACGGTGAGCGTGCAGCGTTTCGAATCGTGGCCCGGCTCGCACGCGCTGATCGATGCGGTTTGGAGCGTGCGAGCCTTGAATACGCAG
The nucleotide sequence above comes from Paraburkholderia aromaticivorans. Encoded proteins:
- a CDS encoding PqiC family protein gives rise to the protein MTSSRPSSAWRPLVGAVAGTMICAGLAALTACSSPSSRFYTLGSSDAPTTAPTTAPTTARTASMPALLIEVPPVEVPPQIARTAFVVQTGANQVDVLEQTRWASLPADEIRHALSQELTRRLGTIDVFGTPHPEGVPVYRVTVSVQRFESWPGSHALIDAVWSVRALNTQTVLTCRSVVSEAVAGGNDALVAGHRLALDQVAAKIAAGVEALDASPDARTAPAAQGMTTTARARRAAASVPCPAD